TCACCGGCCTCCCGAAGGTACGACTGTCACGCCGCGTGAAGGCGAGCCTTCGGCCCTACCAGCAACGGGGGCTCGAGTTTCTGGCGTACACGTCGTCGCTCGGACTCGGCGCCGTGCTCGCCGACGACATGGGGCTCGGCAAGACCGTGCAGGCCCTCGCGTGGCTCGAGCATCTCCGGGCGGCGGCGCCCGATGCCGGCCCGAGTCTCGTCGTCTGCCCGGCGTCCGTGCTGCACAACTGGGCGCGCGAGGCGGCGCGTTTCGTGCCGGGCCTCCGCGTCCTCGTGCTCGGGAGCGGCGCGAGCCGCCACGCGCTCCGCCGCGAGCTGCCGGACTGTGATCTCGCGCTCACGACCTATGCCCTCTTGCGGCGCGATCTCGAGGCCTGGCGCGCCGTCGCGCTCCGCGCGCTCGTCCTCGACGAAGCTCAGACCATCAAGAATCCCGACGCGATCGCGAGCCGGGCGGCCTGCGCTCTCGAGGCACGGCATCGCCTCGCTCTCACCGGCACGCCGCTCGAGAACCGCGCGCTCGACCTCTGGAGCATCGTGCAGTTCGCGAATCCCGGGTATCTCGGCACCCGGGCGGAGTTCAGCCGCCGCTACGACCGTCTCGACGCACCCGCCCACGCCCGCGCTCTCCTGGCCGCCAAGCTCCGCCCCGTTCTGCTGCGCCGGATGAAGCGGGACGTCGCCGACGATCTCCCCGAGCGCATCGAAGAGCGCCGCGACTGCGAGATGACTCGCGGCCAGCGCCAGCTCTATCTCGCCGAGCTCGCGCGCAGCCGGCGCCTGGTCGAACGGCTGAGCGACGCGCCCGACGGGCTCCGCCGGAACAAGATCGCCATCCTCGCGGCACTGACACGCCTCCGCCAGGTGTGCTGCCATCCGGCGCTCGCTGGGGGCAAGAGCACGCTCGGTTCGGGGAAGTTCGAGGCGCTCGCGGAGCTGCTCGAGCCCCTGCTGGAGGAAGGCCACAAAGTTCTCCTCTTCTCGCAGTTCGTCCAATGCCTGAAGCTCCTCCGAACCGACCTCCAACGCCGGGACGTCCCGACGCATCTCCTCATCGGTCAGACGACCAAGCGCGAGCACGTCGTCCAGGCGTTCACCGACGATCCGCGCGCCTGCGTGTTCCTCATCTCGCTGAAGGCCGGCGGCCTCGGTCTCAACCTCACGAGCGCGAGCCACGTCGTGCTCTTCGATCCCTGGTGGAATCCCGCGGTCGAAGCGCAGGCGATCGACCGCACGCACCGCATCGGTCAGGACCGCACCGTGATCGCCTTCCGCCTCCTCACCGCCGGCACGATCGAGGAGAAGATCTTCGAGCTCCAGCAGCGCAAGGCCGCGCTCGCGCGCGACGTGCTCGGCGAGGACGGCTTCGCGCGCAGCCTAAGCCGCGAGGACCTCGGATATCTACTCACGGAAACGTGAGTCCGGTGCGGCTTCCGATCTTCGAAGCGGTGCCATCGACCGCCCAGCCGGGGCCGATCCGCGCAGAGGTTTCCCAGGACGCGCCCAGATTGTCGTATGCCTATTACAGTGGTAGGGGCATACCATGGCCACCAAGCGGAAGAGCCACAACCTGAACGAGGCGTTGCTGCGGCGTGCTCAACGCAGCCTGGGAACGTCCACCGAGACGGACACGATCCATCGAGCATTGGAGTCGGTCGTGCTGGGCGAAGAACTCCTGGCGGATCTCGTGGCGGCTCGTGGTTCCGGAGTATTCCGCAGCGCCGTCGTGCGCGAGATGCGACGCGAACGACGTGCGACCCGGTGAAGTATCTCTTCGACACGAACGTCTACGTCGCGCTGCTCACTGAACGGAGGCTCCTCGAACGGCTCACCCCGCTGCTGCGCCGACTCCTTCCCGCGACCTATCTGAGCAGCGTCGTGCACTTCGAGTTGCTGCGGGGTGCCCACGGCGAGACGGGTCGGGCGCGCGTCTCCCGGGCGACACGAACCTTGGAACGCACCGGACGGGTGATCGCACCGACGCGGGAAGACTGGGCGCTTTCGGGTACCGTTCAGAGCCGGATCTGGGATGAGTATCCGTCGCAGCGGGCGA
This genomic window from Deltaproteobacteria bacterium contains:
- a CDS encoding type II toxin-antitoxin system VapC family toxin; this translates as MKYLFDTNVYVALLTERRLLERLTPLLRRLLPATYLSSVVHFELLRGAHGETGRARVSRATRTLERTGRVIAPTREDWALSGTVQSRIWDEYPSQRAKDLQNDLLIVSGARRIGALVVTENGRDFALIRHYVPHAARSLDELARDLAG